The following is a genomic window from Anaerolineae bacterium.
GGGGCAGTCCCAGCTCCCGGGCGAGGGGCAGTTCCTTTTCGAACCACTGCTCGGGAGGAAGCTCCGACCAGAGTTCGGTGTTGAGGAAGCCGCCGGGGACCTGGGCCATATTGGGATGGGGCACCTGTGCGGCGGTGTCGGAGATGGTCTTGGTGACCAGGGCGCCGGCGCCGCCCTCCGCGCATCGGCGCAGGGCCTCGCCGTTCCAGCCTGGGGGGCCGGCGGCAGGGAGCACCGGGTTGCGGAAGGTCATTCCCAGGAAATGGACGCTGAGGTCAGCCATTTTCTCGGTCTCCTTTGATTGAGGAAAGGCGCAGTATCTCCGGCCGGAAGGGAC
Proteins encoded in this region:
- a CDS encoding diguanylate cyclase — its product is MADLSVHFLGMTFRNPVLPAAGPPGWNGEALRRCAEGGAGALVTKTISDTAAQVPHPNMAQVPGGFLNTELWSELPPEQWFEKELPLARELGLP